The Cytophagia bacterium CHB2 genome segment ATCGCCGACACCAAAATGGAATTCGGCCTAAAAGAAGGCAAGCTCATGCTTATTGATGAACTGCTCACGCCCGATTCTTCGCGCTTCTGGCCCATGGCAAGTTATAAACCGGGCAGCAGCCAACCCAGCTTTGACAAGCAATTCGTGCGAGATTATCTCATTTCCATCCAATGGAGCAAACAACCGCCTGCGCCGGA includes the following:
- a CDS encoding phosphoribosylaminoimidazolesuccinocarboxamide synthase, giving the protein IADTKMEFGLKEGKLMLIDELLTPDSSRFWPMASYKPGSSQPSFDKQFVRDYLISIQWSKQPPAPDLPHDVVQTTSQKYLEAYERLTGSKLDVQN